A single region of the Pararhodospirillum photometricum DSM 122 genome encodes:
- a CDS encoding chemotaxis protein CheD: MTNDPTISRRRVVDPRTGSTLIRLQRSEHHVSRVLSEVLSCEIAACVALCVHDGQRSLGGMMSVLLPARSQDAMVSAACERYGVHVLERLFIDLERAGGRRTRLEARLYGGAERDPADLSAGPRTVALIERVLEEWGIVISEQDTGGLNVRRVQFSPVTGRARVSVLDEVRADQILLQEVRRAPVLMHGPSGTIEVYE; this comes from the coding sequence ATGACCAATGATCCTACGATCTCCCGTCGGCGGGTGGTCGATCCCCGCACCGGCTCCACGTTGATCCGCCTCCAGCGCAGCGAACATCATGTCTCGCGGGTGCTCAGTGAGGTTTTGTCCTGCGAGATCGCTGCTTGCGTGGCGCTGTGTGTGCACGATGGCCAGCGCTCCTTGGGGGGCATGATGTCGGTCTTGCTGCCGGCCCGCTCGCAAGATGCCATGGTCAGCGCCGCCTGCGAGCGCTACGGCGTCCATGTCCTGGAGCGCCTCTTTATTGATCTGGAACGCGCCGGCGGGCGCCGGACCCGGCTAGAGGCCCGGCTCTACGGCGGGGCCGAGCGTGACCCGGCCGACCTGAGCGCTGGCCCGCGCACCGTGGCCCTGATTGAGCGCGTTTTGGAAGAATGGGGAATTGTTATCAGTGAACAAGACACCGGCGGATTGAACGTTCGTCGCGTCCAGTTTTCCCCGGTCACCGGCCGGGCCCGGGTGAGTGTGCTCGATGAAGTGCGCGCCGATCAAATTCTTCTCCAGGAAGTCCGCCGCGCCCCGGTCCTGATGCACGGGCCCAGCGGCACCATCGAAGTCTACGAATAA
- a CDS encoding pentapeptide repeat-containing protein: MDKTALQRALDAHRHWLMGETGGARADLSGQDLRGASLWGSDLRQIILRGADLTEANLAQTDLTGADLFQARLDGADLRGTKLAMAELRGASFARAKLAGCDLTGQSFRRGLRFEGDGAPEAIAQNLSGADFTGAVLVGVDATGADLSGAIFVNALLDHANLSQADCQRADLSGARLSGTTLSNANLSHARLTGAQLDQTDFGGARLTDADLSGVDLTSSTLAGADLCGARLEEVLLPQKGEIELGLIQKTLERHLQWLANGAGTAADLSGMDLSGLDLSGANLAGANLAGAFLARTTLRGASLVLADLSGAVLNGADLRDTDLRGASLKQTDLTDARLSGARTGKAPLRDYQGRPTGQVVTTDFSDAQGLPATSPAAEEA, encoded by the coding sequence ATGGATAAAACGGCGTTACAACGCGCCCTCGACGCACACCGGCATTGGTTGATGGGGGAAACGGGCGGGGCCCGGGCCGACCTGTCGGGGCAGGATTTGCGCGGGGCTTCCTTATGGGGATCCGATCTGCGTCAGATTATCTTGCGCGGCGCGGATCTCACCGAAGCGAATCTCGCCCAAACCGACCTGACGGGGGCCGATCTGTTTCAGGCGCGGCTCGATGGCGCCGACCTGCGCGGCACGAAGCTGGCCATGGCCGAACTGCGCGGGGCGTCGTTTGCGCGGGCCAAGTTGGCGGGGTGCGATCTCACGGGCCAGTCGTTCCGGCGAGGCTTGCGCTTTGAAGGCGATGGTGCCCCCGAGGCGATCGCCCAAAACCTGTCGGGGGCCGATTTCACCGGGGCCGTGCTGGTTGGGGTGGACGCCACGGGGGCCGATCTCTCGGGGGCGATTTTTGTCAACGCCTTGCTTGACCACGCCAACTTGTCCCAGGCCGATTGCCAGCGCGCCGATCTGTCGGGCGCCCGCCTGTCGGGCACCACCTTGTCGAACGCCAACCTCAGCCACGCCCGCTTGACCGGCGCCCAGCTTGACCAGACCGACTTTGGCGGCGCCCGCCTGACCGACGCCGACCTGTCGGGGGTTGACCTGACCTCCTCGACCCTGGCCGGGGCCGACTTGTGCGGGGCGCGGCTGGAAGAGGTCTTGTTGCCGCAAAAGGGCGAGATCGAGTTGGGGTTGATCCAAAAGACCCTGGAACGCCACCTCCAGTGGCTGGCCAACGGGGCCGGTACCGCCGCCGACCTGTCGGGCATGGATCTTTCGGGCCTCGACCTCTCGGGCGCCAACTTGGCCGGGGCCAATCTGGCCGGGGCCTTTTTGGCCCGCACCACCTTGCGCGGTGCCTCCTTGGTGCTGGCCGACCTGTCGGGTGCCGTCTTGAATGGGGCGGACCTGCGTGATACCGATCTGCGAGGCGCCAGCCTCAAGCAAACTGATTTGACCGATGCTCGCCTCAGCGGGGCCCGGACGGGGAAGGCGCCGTTGCGCGATTATCAGGGACGACCCACGGGGCAGGTGGTGACGACGGATTTCTCCGACGCTCAAGGTCTGCCTGCGACCTCCCCGGCAGCGGAGGAAGCGTGA
- a CDS encoding helix-turn-helix domain-containing protein, with protein sequence MRSAPPLPPALRQDASQQEGILGHLERGGALSQAEARRLYGCSRLAARVWDLKQAGYPVRSRMVRDPDGRLVAEYFIEPGERGGG encoded by the coding sequence ATGCGATCAGCCCCTCCCCTTCCACCCGCCCTGCGCCAGGACGCCTCGCAGCAAGAAGGAATCCTGGGCCACCTCGAACGAGGCGGCGCCCTCAGTCAGGCCGAAGCCCGACGCCTGTATGGGTGCTCGCGGCTGGCGGCCCGGGTGTGGGATTTGAAACAGGCGGGGTATCCCGTGCGCTCTCGCATGGTGCGCGACCCAGACGGGCGGTTGGTCGCGGAGTACTTTATTGAGCCGGGGGAGAGGGGCGGCGGATGA
- the glmS gene encoding glutamine--fructose-6-phosphate transaminase (isomerizing): MCGIVGLIGRTDAVPRLMEGLQRLEYRGYDSAGIATLVEGKIERRRAEGKIANLHARLTQDPLGGTTGIGHTRWATHGVPVERNAHPHSDGQVAVVHNGIIENYQELQRELRAAGCVFSSDTDSETIVHLISAGLRQGLDPQAATHAALQRLEGAFALGILFAGHNDLLIAARRGSPLAVGLGEGEMYLGSDALALAHLTDRLIYLEDGDWAVLHPDRVDLYDLEGKPVERPVHVTGLSGAVLGKDGHRHFMAKEIFEQPQVIGDTLNAFLNPADGSVSLPALPFDLADVERVTLVACGTSYYAGMVARYWIEQIARVPVDMDVASEFRYRSPVLQXGGLALFISQSGETADTLAALRYCKDQGQRVLSLVNVPESSMARESDAVLPTLAGPEIGVASTKAFTTQLTVLACLALALGRARGTLSREREAVLSHALAEVPARAADVLNHDGRIRAIAADIMHARDVLYLGRGSQFPVALEGALKLKEISYIHAEGYAAGEMKHGPIALIDHNLPVVVLAPSDALFDKTASNVQEVVARGGRVVFLSDARGVERMAQQAVFTVTLPEVDPFVAPILYAIPVQLLAYHVAVLKGTDVDQPRNLAKSVTVE, encoded by the coding sequence ATGTGCGGGATCGTCGGTCTTATCGGCCGTACTGACGCAGTGCCGCGGCTGATGGAAGGGCTGCAACGCCTGGAATATCGCGGCTACGACAGCGCCGGCATTGCCACGCTGGTTGAAGGCAAGATCGAGCGTCGTCGGGCCGAGGGCAAAATTGCCAATCTGCACGCGCGCCTGACCCAAGACCCCCTGGGGGGCACGACCGGCATTGGTCATACCCGCTGGGCGACCCACGGCGTGCCGGTTGAGCGCAACGCCCACCCCCACTCGGATGGCCAGGTGGCGGTGGTGCACAACGGCATTATCGAAAATTACCAGGAGCTGCAACGCGAGCTGCGCGCGGCGGGCTGCGTGTTTTCGTCCGATACCGACAGCGAGACCATCGTTCATCTAATCAGCGCCGGGCTGCGCCAGGGTCTGGATCCCCAGGCCGCCACCCATGCCGCCTTGCAACGGCTGGAGGGGGCGTTCGCGCTGGGCATCTTGTTCGCGGGCCACAATGATCTGTTGATCGCGGCGCGGCGCGGGAGCCCCCTGGCCGTGGGCCTGGGCGAGGGGGAAATGTACCTGGGCTCGGACGCCCTGGCCCTGGCCCACCTCACCGACCGCCTGATCTATCTGGAAGACGGCGATTGGGCCGTGCTGCACCCCGATCGGGTGGACCTTTACGATCTGGAGGGCAAGCCGGTCGAGCGGCCGGTGCATGTCACCGGTCTGTCCGGCGCGGTTCTGGGCAAGGATGGCCACCGCCATTTCATGGCCAAGGAGATCTTCGAACAGCCCCAGGTCATTGGCGACACCCTCAACGCCTTTCTCAACCCGGCCGATGGCAGTGTCAGCCTCCCCGCCTTGCCGTTTGATCTGGCGGACGTCGAGCGAGTGACCCTGGTCGCTTGCGGCACTTCTTATTATGCTGGCATGGTGGCGCGCTACTGGATCGAGCAGATTGCCCGGGTGCCGGTGGACATGGACGTGGCCTCCGAGTTCCGCTACCGCTCGCCGGTATTGCAGSCCGGGGGGCTGGCGCTGTTCATTTCGCAGTCGGGGGAAACCGCCGATACCTTGGCCGCTCTGCGCTATTGCAAGGACCAGGGGCAGCGCGTGCTCTCTTTGGTCAATGTGCCGGAAAGCAGCATGGCGCGGGAATCCGACGCGGTGTTGCCGACCTTGGCCGGTCCCGAGATCGGGGTGGCCTCGACCAAGGCCTTCACCACTCAATTGACGGTCCTCGCCTGTCTGGCCCTGGCGTTGGGCCGGGCGCGCGGCACCTTGAGCCGCGAGCGCGAGGCCGTCTTGTCCCATGCCTTGGCCGAGGTGCCGGCCCGGGCCGCCGACGTGCTGAACCATGACGGGCGCATCCGCGCCATTGCCGCCGACATCATGCACGCCCGCGATGTGTTGTACCTGGGGCGGGGGTCGCAGTTTCCGGTCGCCCTGGAAGGGGCCCTGAAGCTCAAGGAAATCAGCTACATCCATGCCGAGGGCTACGCCGCCGGCGAGATGAAGCACGGCCCCATCGCCCTGATCGACCATAACCTGCCGGTGGTGGTGCTGGCGCCCTCGGATGCTTTGTTCGACAAGACCGCGTCCAACGTCCAGGAGGTGGTGGCGCGCGGTGGGCGGGTGGTGTTCCTGTCCGATGCCCGGGGTGTCGAGCGCATGGCGCAACAGGCGGTGTTCACCGTGACCTTGCCCGAAGTCGATCCCTTCGTTGCCCCGATTCTGTACGCCATTCCCGTTCAGTTGCTGGCCTACCATGTGGCGGTGCTCAAGGGCACCGACGTGGACCAACCGCGCAACTTGGCCAAGTCGGTGACCGTGGAATAA
- a CDS encoding THUMP domain-containing class I SAM-dependent RNA methyltransferase: MTDTSFEIFLVTPPGLEDVLRAEVAALGFGDPQVVKGGVVIQGGWPEVWRANLEVRGASRVVARVAAFRAMHLAQLDKRARKVAWGKVLRADVAVSVEATCSGSRIYHAKAAAQRLEQAVAETLGVPVSPEAPIRVMARLDDDWCTLSVDTSGELLHRRQHKEAVNKAPLRETLAALFLRACGYDGQEAVVDPMCGSGTFVIEAAEMAAGLPPGRSRTFAFEQMATFDPEAWSALRQRASEPLSGVRFFGSDRDPGAIRMSRANAERAQVADVIRFQERPVSDLWPPAGLAPGLVMVNPPYGTRLGDKRELKGLYQTLGRRLRSYFQGWRVGLITSEATLAQATGLPFLPPGPVISHGGVPVRLYRTDPL; encoded by the coding sequence ATGACAGACACGAGCTTTGAGATTTTTTTGGTCACGCCCCCTGGTCTTGAGGACGTGCTGCGGGCCGAGGTGGCGGCGTTGGGGTTTGGTGATCCCCAGGTGGTCAAGGGCGGCGTGGTAATCCAAGGGGGCTGGCCCGAGGTGTGGCGGGCCAACCTGGAGGTGCGCGGGGCGAGCCGGGTGGTGGCCCGGGTGGCGGCTTTTCGCGCCATGCACTTGGCCCAGCTCGACAAGCGGGCGCGCAAGGTGGCGTGGGGGAAGGTCCTGCGTGCCGATGTGGCGGTGAGTGTCGAGGCCACCTGTTCGGGCTCGCGGATTTATCACGCCAAGGCGGCGGCCCAGCGCCTGGAGCAAGCCGTGGCCGAAACGCTGGGGGTGCCGGTCAGTCCCGAGGCGCCGATCCGGGTCATGGCGCGGCTCGACGACGATTGGTGCACCCTCAGCGTGGACACCTCGGGGGAACTGTTGCACCGGCGCCAGCACAAGGAAGCCGTCAACAAGGCTCCGTTGCGCGAGACTTTGGCCGCCTTGTTCCTGCGGGCCTGCGGCTATGACGGGCAGGAGGCGGTGGTGGACCCGATGTGCGGCTCGGGCACCTTTGTGATTGAGGCGGCGGAAATGGCGGCGGGGCTGCCGCCCGGGCGCTCGCGGACCTTTGCCTTCGAGCAGATGGCGACCTTTGATCCCGAGGCCTGGAGCGCCTTGCGCCAGCGGGCGAGTGAGCCGCTATCGGGCGTGCGATTCTTTGGCAGCGATCGCGATCCCGGGGCCATTCGCATGAGCCGGGCCAATGCCGAGCGGGCCCAGGTGGCCGACGTCATTCGCTTTCAGGAGCGCCCGGTCAGTGACCTGTGGCCTCCCGCTGGGCTGGCGCCGGGGTTGGTCATGGTCAATCCGCCGTATGGTACCCGCCTGGGCGATAAGCGAGAGCTGAAGGGCCTTTATCAAACCCTGGGGCGACGGCTGCGCTCTTACTTTCAGGGCTGGCGGGTCGGCCTGATCACCAGCGAGGCGACCTTGGCTCAGGCGACCGGCCTGCCGTTCCTGCCCCCCGGGCCGGTGATTTCCCACGGCGGCGTTCCGGTTCGGCTCTATCGCACCGATCCTCTTTGA
- a CDS encoding DMT family transporter, producing the protein MHWVYLAVAIGAEIIATSALKACDGFTRLAPSALVVVGYLVSFYALSHALKTLPVGIAYAIWSGLGIVIITAVGWVLYGQKLEAPALIGMALIVAGVVLMNAFPSSTDS; encoded by the coding sequence ATGCACTGGGTTTATCTCGCCGTCGCCATCGGCGCCGAAATCATCGCCACGTCGGCCCTCAAAGCCTGCGACGGCTTTACCCGCCTCGCCCCCTCGGCCTTAGTCGTGGTGGGCTATCTGGTCTCCTTTTACGCCTTGTCCCACGCCTTAAAAACCCTTCCCGTGGGCATCGCCTACGCCATCTGGTCCGGCCTCGGGATCGTCATCATCACCGCCGTCGGCTGGGTTCTCTACGGCCAGAAACTGGAAGCACCGGCCCTGATCGGTATGGCCCTGATCGTCGCCGGCGTCGTCCTCATGAACGCCTTCCCCTCCTCGACCGACTCCTGA
- a CDS encoding antitoxin MazE family protein, with product MSSSVTRRVSKHRAGLRAAGMRPIQIWVPDTRRPGFAEECRRQSALTAESDAADKDLQDFMEAALAKMEGWTE from the coding sequence ATGTCATCGAGCGTGACGAGGCGGGTGAGCAAGCATCGAGCAGGCCTGCGGGCTGCCGGGATGCGCCCGATTCAGATTTGGGTACCCGACACCCGGCGCCCCGGCTTTGCCGAGGAATGCCGCCGGCAATCGGCCCTGACTGCCGAAAGCGATGCCGCCGACAAAGACCTGCAAGACTTCATGGAGGCCGCACTTGCGAAGATGGAGGGCTGGACAGAGTGA
- a CDS encoding type II toxin-antitoxin system PemK/MazF family toxin, whose amino-acid sequence MKRGDLVTIALQGDFGKPRPALIIQSDQFHQSATRAVLLLTGTLVDAPLIRLMLDPTPENGLLKPSQIMIDKPMTVPVTKIGPGFGRVDDGTLLAVNRALAVFLGFA is encoded by the coding sequence GTGAAGCGCGGGGATCTGGTCACGATTGCCCTGCAAGGGGACTTCGGAAAGCCACGCCCCGCTCTGATTATCCAGTCCGACCAATTCCACCAGAGCGCCACCCGCGCGGTCCTTTTGCTGACCGGCACCCTGGTTGACGCACCTCTGATCCGGCTGATGCTCGACCCGACACCGGAAAACGGGCTGTTGAAGCCTTCTCAAATCATGATCGACAAGCCGATGACGGTCCCCGTGACAAAGATCGGCCCGGGGTTCGGACGGGTCGATGACGGGACCTTGCTCGCTGTCAACCGAGCTCTGGCGGTATTCCTGGGGTTTGCCTAG
- a CDS encoding ETC complex I subunit: MVRVRIYQPAKTAMQSGKGNTRQWVLEFEPTERPLNDALMGWVGSGDVNRQIRLSFASKAEALAYAKRKGYVAQVRDPQVRSPQPKSYADNFAFQKIS; encoded by the coding sequence ATGGTTCGCGTGCGCATTTACCAGCCGGCCAAAACCGCCATGCAGTCGGGCAAAGGCAACACGCGTCAGTGGGTTCTGGAGTTCGAGCCGACCGAGCGCCCGCTCAACGATGCCTTGATGGGGTGGGTCGGTTCGGGAGACGTCAACCGTCAGATTCGCCTGAGCTTCGCCTCCAAGGCCGAGGCCCTGGCCTATGCCAAGCGCAAAGGGTACGTGGCCCAGGTGCGTGATCCCCAGGTCCGGTCCCCGCAGCCCAAGTCGTATGCCGACAATTTCGCTTTTCAGAAGATTTCCTAA
- a CDS encoding 3TM-type holin yields the protein MPRPFMAFGVLAVMAWAPLDPIGFAEAMRVYALVPEWLTGLLGGVAAFYFAARHLEKRLDAKSVAPAEVAQVMADVAALKAMGAPTPPPEAASMGDGDFRFAMSSPEPMPDGAIAEWNRRRKAGRH from the coding sequence TTGCCGCGCCCCTTTATGGCTTTCGGGGTGCTGGCGGTGATGGCCTGGGCGCCCTTGGACCCGATCGGCTTCGCGGAGGCCATGCGGGTCTACGCCCTGGTGCCCGAGTGGTTGACCGGCCTTCTTGGGGGTGTGGCTGCCTTTTACTTCGCGGCGCGGCACCTCGAGAAGCGCCTGGACGCGAAGAGCGTTGCGCCCGCCGAAGTGGCCCAGGTGATGGCCGACGTGGCCGCGCTCAAAGCCATGGGCGCCCCGACGCCCCCACCGGAAGCTGCGTCGATGGGCGACGGGGATTTTCGATTTGCAATGAGCAGCCCGGAGCCAATGCCGGATGGCGCCATCGCCGAATGGAACCGTCGGCGCAAGGCGGGGCGCCACTGA
- a CDS encoding energy transducer TonB, with the protein MIECRKPSYPAAARRAGESGVVVLALLIDTAGAVIDQRVERSSGFPRLDAAALEALGRCRFQPATLDGRREPTWARLRYVWKLED; encoded by the coding sequence GTGATCGAGTGCCGCAAACCCAGCTATCCCGCCGCCGCTCGTCGGGCGGGGGAGAGTGGGGTGGTGGTCCTGGCCTTGCTGATCGACACGGCGGGGGCGGTCATTGACCAGCGCGTCGAGCGCTCCAGTGGTTTCCCGCGCCTTGATGCCGCGGCCCTGGAGGCTCTGGGGCGCTGCCGCTTTCAGCCGGCCACCCTGGACGGCCGGCGCGAACCGACGTGGGCACGCCTGCGTTATGTGTGGAAACTGGAGGATTAG
- a CDS encoding MotA/TolQ/ExbB proton channel family protein, with product MGIALIGGGSPAWAEPLVPLADPLPPAPPAERLAALWVQGDGVALGTLIVLLAMSVASWSVIVVRTLGGIQQARQAGRVARFWAGGGLAALVPGSPQAALVEAAQEADALFRAGQVTGVDRHTWLGLALHRVIAETQSRVQEGQTLLATVGATAPFVGLFGTVWSIHRALTALGGTVPASLETVAGPVGEALIMTALGLLVAVPAVLAYNALIRSGKNTIDPLRLFAADIESALLSGRWPGAGRP from the coding sequence TTGGGGATCGCGCTGATCGGGGGGGGGAGTCCGGCCTGGGCCGAGCCGCTCGTGCCCCTGGCGGACCCACTCCCTCCCGCCCCTCCGGCCGAACGCTTGGCCGCGCTTTGGGTCCAGGGCGACGGGGTGGCCCTGGGCACCTTGATCGTGCTGCTGGCGATGTCGGTGGCGAGTTGGTCCGTCATCGTTGTGCGCACACTGGGCGGAATCCAGCAGGCCCGGCAGGCAGGGCGGGTCGCCCGCTTCTGGGCAGGGGGCGGGCTTGCGGCCCTGGTGCCAGGCTCCCCCCAGGCCGCCTTGGTCGAAGCCGCCCAGGAGGCCGACGCCTTGTTCCGCGCGGGCCAGGTCACGGGGGTCGATCGCCACACCTGGCTGGGCCTCGCGCTTCATCGCGTGATCGCCGAAACCCAAAGCCGGGTGCAAGAAGGGCAGACCCTCCTCGCCACCGTGGGGGCCACGGCGCCTTTTGTCGGGCTGTTTGGCACGGTGTGGAGCATTCATCGGGCCCTGACCGCCTTGGGAGGCACCGTCCCGGCCTCCCTGGAGACGGTGGCGGGGCCGGTGGGCGAGGCCTTGATCATGACGGCCCTTGGCCTCCTGGTCGCGGTCCCGGCGGTGCTGGCCTACAATGCCCTGATCCGCTCGGGCAAAAACACGATCGACCCCTTGCGTCTGTTCGCCGCCGATATCGAGAGCGCTCTTTTGTCCGGGCGATGGCCCGGGGCGGGCAGGCCATGA
- a CDS encoding ExbD/TolR family protein, giving the protein MIDEPVHDAPEPIATLNTTPLVDVMLVLLIIFLITVPVVATQAPVRLPHATASPVEEARDSVSVVVHRDGRVSVAGAEVAGPALSAALQEVAGRQPVPPVHVRADAEVPYAAVGRVLAACRRAGLSRIGFITQPAEPGA; this is encoded by the coding sequence ATGATCGACGAGCCGGTCCATGACGCCCCCGAGCCCATCGCCACCTTAAACACCACGCCCCTGGTGGACGTGATGCTGGTCTTGCTCATCATCTTCCTGATCACCGTACCGGTGGTCGCGACCCAGGCCCCCGTGCGTCTGCCCCACGCGACCGCAAGCCCGGTCGAGGAGGCCAGGGACAGCGTTAGCGTGGTGGTGCATCGGGACGGGCGGGTCAGCGTGGCGGGAGCCGAGGTGGCGGGGCCGGCCCTGAGTGCCGCCCTCCAGGAGGTGGCGGGGCGCCAACCGGTGCCCCCGGTTCATGTGCGCGCCGACGCCGAGGTCCCCTATGCGGCGGTGGGCCGGGTGCTGGCCGCCTGCCGACGCGCCGGCCTCAGCCGGATTGGCTTCATCACCCAGCCCGCGGAGCCCGGCGCATGA
- a CDS encoding biopolymer transporter ExbD produces the protein MTPDLFEGDPDPRPLGEMNTTPLIDVLLVLLIMIIVTLPVLPHLTPLGLRAAPGASASDAVRVWVDETGTVFWQGEALPDRASLDAHLAALVAQPHPPPLHFDADGRGAFAPVMAVLAAVQRHGVPSFAVTGTERFLDRGGRRPAPPQEPGAITPGRSPAALRSSSGPRADRDGVP, from the coding sequence ATGACTCCTGACCTGTTCGAGGGCGACCCCGACCCCAGGCCCCTCGGCGAGATGAACACCACGCCGCTGATCGACGTCTTGCTGGTGTTGCTGATCATGATCATCGTCACCCTCCCGGTCCTGCCGCACCTGACCCCACTGGGGCTTCGGGCCGCGCCCGGCGCCAGCGCGTCCGATGCGGTCCGGGTGTGGGTGGATGAGACGGGCACGGTGTTCTGGCAGGGGGAGGCCCTCCCCGACCGGGCCAGTTTGGACGCCCACCTCGCCGCCCTGGTGGCCCAGCCCCATCCGCCCCCGCTTCATTTTGATGCCGATGGCCGGGGAGCGTTTGCGCCGGTCATGGCGGTTCTGGCCGCCGTCCAGCGCCACGGCGTGCCGTCTTTTGCCGTGACCGGCACCGAGCGGTTTCTGGACCGGGGAGGGAGACGCCCGGCCCCCCCCCAGGAGCCAGGGGCGATCACCCCTGGGAGGTCTCCCGCGGCTCTTCGGTCAAGCTCCGGGCCTCGGGCCGACCGTGACGGAGTTCCTTGA
- a CDS encoding RNA methyltransferase produces the protein MAGTDHTRAAVMADPERAPVIVLVRPQLAENVGMVARAMLNCGLTRLRLVAPREDWMAEKAVAAASGADALLRDAQPFETVEAAIADLRRVYATTARRRDMIKRVLTPRTAAAHLRAFADVAEPAGVLFGPERTGLNNDDVALADAVIEVPLNPAYCSLNLAQAVLLLGYEWFQAASDAPPEQLVVNATRPATRADLLGFFAHLERELDACGFLRNAEKRPGMVRNIRGLFERAALTEQEIRTLHGIVKELRHGRPEARSLTEEPRETSQG, from the coding sequence GTGGCAGGAACTGACCACACCCGGGCGGCTGTGATGGCCGACCCTGAGCGCGCGCCCGTCATCGTGCTGGTGCGGCCCCAACTGGCGGAAAACGTCGGGATGGTGGCCCGCGCCATGCTCAACTGCGGCCTGACCCGCCTGCGCCTTGTCGCCCCGCGCGAGGACTGGATGGCGGAAAAGGCCGTGGCGGCCGCCTCGGGCGCCGATGCCTTGCTGCGCGACGCCCAGCCTTTCGAGACCGTCGAGGCGGCGATTGCCGACTTGCGCCGGGTCTACGCCACCACGGCGCGGCGGCGCGATATGATCAAGCGCGTGCTAACCCCGCGCACGGCGGCGGCCCACCTGCGGGCCTTTGCCGACGTGGCCGAGCCGGCGGGTGTCTTGTTTGGTCCCGAGCGTACCGGTCTTAACAACGACGACGTGGCCCTGGCCGATGCCGTCATCGAGGTGCCGCTCAACCCGGCCTATTGTTCGCTCAATCTGGCCCAGGCGGTGCTCCTCTTGGGCTACGAGTGGTTCCAGGCCGCCAGCGACGCCCCCCCCGAGCAGTTGGTGGTCAATGCCACCCGCCCGGCGACGCGGGCCGATCTCTTGGGCTTCTTTGCCCACCTGGAGCGCGAACTTGATGCCTGTGGCTTTTTGCGCAATGCCGAGAAACGCCCGGGCATGGTGCGCAATATCCGGGGCCTGTTCGAGCGCGCCGCCCTGACCGAGCAGGAGATCCGCACCTTGCATGGCATCGTCAAGGAACTCCGTCACGGTCGGCCCGAGGCCCGGAGCTTGACCGAAGAGCCGCGGGAGACCTCCCAGGGGTGA